In Mercurialis annua linkage group LG5, ddMerAnnu1.2, whole genome shotgun sequence, a single genomic region encodes these proteins:
- the LOC126682457 gene encoding cytochrome c oxidase subunit 5b-1, mitochondrial isoform X2, protein MWRRTLFSSHLKTLVSSSYRSTSAATQFASHKHLHRSFVSPSSSIFHRYFSAEAADGAVKKRVEDIMPIATGHEKEELESELQGKDILEINFPVGPFGTKEAPAVVKSYYDKRIVGCPGGEGEDEHDVVWFWLEKGKAHECPVCTQNFVLEVVGPGGPPDGHGDDEHHH, encoded by the exons ATGTGGAGAAGAACGCTATTCTCTTCGCACCTCAAAACCCTAGTCTCCTCCTCTTACCGATCTACCTCCGCAGCCACTCAATTCGCTTCTCATAAGCACCTACACAGATCTTTCGTATCACCGTCTTCTTCTATCTTCCATCGCTATTTCTCCGCCGAAGCAg CGGATGGTGCTGTGAAGAAGAGGGTTGAGGACATAATGCCTATTGCCACTGGACATGAAAAGGAGGAGCTTGAATCTGAGCTTCAG GGAAAGGATATTCTTGAAATTAACTTTCCAGTTGGTCCCTTCGGCACAAAG GAAGCACCAGCTGTCGTGAAGTCCTACTATGACAAGAGAATTGTTGGTTGCCCAGGAGGTGAAGGAG AGGATGAGCATGATGTTGTTTGGTTTTGGCTGGAGAAAGGCAAGGCACATGAATGCCCAGTGTGCACGCAAAACTTTGTG CTGGAAGTAGTGGGCCCTGGTGGACCTCCTGATGGTCATGGCGACGACGAACATCATCACTAG
- the LOC126682457 gene encoding cytochrome c oxidase subunit 5b-2, mitochondrial isoform X1, with translation MWRRTLFSSHLKTLVSSSYRSTSAATQFASHKHLHRSFVSPSSSIFHRYFSAEAAFVADGAVKKRVEDIMPIATGHEKEELESELQGKDILEINFPVGPFGTKEAPAVVKSYYDKRIVGCPGGEGEDEHDVVWFWLEKGKAHECPVCTQNFVLEVVGPGGPPDGHGDDEHHH, from the exons ATGTGGAGAAGAACGCTATTCTCTTCGCACCTCAAAACCCTAGTCTCCTCCTCTTACCGATCTACCTCCGCAGCCACTCAATTCGCTTCTCATAAGCACCTACACAGATCTTTCGTATCACCGTCTTCTTCTATCTTCCATCGCTATTTCTCCGCCGAAGCAg CTTTTGTAGCGGATGGTGCTGTGAAGAAGAGGGTTGAGGACATAATGCCTATTGCCACTGGACATGAAAAGGAGGAGCTTGAATCTGAGCTTCAG GGAAAGGATATTCTTGAAATTAACTTTCCAGTTGGTCCCTTCGGCACAAAG GAAGCACCAGCTGTCGTGAAGTCCTACTATGACAAGAGAATTGTTGGTTGCCCAGGAGGTGAAGGAG AGGATGAGCATGATGTTGTTTGGTTTTGGCTGGAGAAAGGCAAGGCACATGAATGCCCAGTGTGCACGCAAAACTTTGTG CTGGAAGTAGTGGGCCCTGGTGGACCTCCTGATGGTCATGGCGACGACGAACATCATCACTAG
- the LOC126679759 gene encoding F-box protein CPR1-like, whose translation MSEIPFDNLSDILKLLPVKSLLRFRCLSKAHCCLIDTPDFINLHLSHSNNTNPNNRLIMFETTSQHIKTYLMDLDSPEQHIVECDHPHNNTCQVFGSCNGLIALYHPQEGMFLWNPSTQKHQKLRYLWGKNFTNRSCDDYLLDGFGYDPVSDDYKLIRIRTIDRKWRKGSRGMVYSIKHNSCRRIEDFPYKCNGRRDCGTLVGSCLHWIVSEPGYSSDQLIFVLNLEDERYRALPIPGGLKKSWCKLGEVGGCLTLSASWPYVEIWVMKEYGNRDSWIRILHVYEPKMSFRPIRYSKTGDKLLSFYPHICQLWECDLKEEGQTSQVSQNYISNFNQQPPNVSDKRFRRIEVLGSDILYPQFSECCHYSIICVRSLVSVHV comes from the coding sequence ATGTCAGAGATACCATTTGATAATTTGAGTGACATACTCAAACTGTTACCTGTTAAGTCTCTCCTTCGCTTCAGATGCTTATCGAAAGCACATTGTTGTTTGATCGACACCCCCGATTTCATAAACCTGCATCTCTCTCACTCTAACAATACCAACCCCAACAATAGGCTCATTATGTTTGAAACAACTTCACAACATATTAAAACCTATTTGATGGATTTAGATTCTCCAGAGCAGCACATAGTGGAATGTGATCACCCTCATAATAATACTTGTCAAGTATTTGGCTCTTGCAACGGCTTAATCGCATTGTATCATCCCCAAGAAGGAATGTTTCTGTGGAATCCGTCAACCCAAAAGCACCAAAAACTACGTTATCTTTGGGGAAAGAATTTCACAAATCGTAGCTGTGATGATTATCTTCTCGATGGATTCGGCTATGATCCCGTCAGCGACGATTACAAGTTGATCAGGATCCGGACAATTGACAGAAAGTGGAGAAAAGGATCCAGAGGTATGGTTTATAGCATAAAACATAACTCTTGTAGAAGGATAGAGGACTTCCCTTATAAGTGTAATGGTCGTAGAGATTGCGGCACTCTTGTTGGTTCTTGTTTGCACTGGATTGTTTCTGAACCAGGATATTCTTCTGATCAACTGATCTTTGTTCTCAATTTGGAAGACGAAAGATACAGAGCGCTGCCGATTCCAGGTGGTTTAAAGAAATCTTGGTGTAAATTAGGGGAAGTAGGAGGATGCCTTACTTTGAGTGCCAGTTGGCCTTATGTGGAGATTTGGGTGATGAAGGAATATGGAAACAGGGATTCATGGATCAGAATATTGCATGTATACGAACCGAAAATGTCATTTAGGCCAATTAGGTATTCAAAAACTGGCGATAAACTCTTATCGTTCTACCCTCATATATGTCAATTATGGGAGTGTGACCTAAAAGAGGAGGGCCAAACATCTCAGGTATCCCAAAATTACATCTCCAATTTCAACCAACAACCACCAAATGTGTCCGACAAACGTTTTCGGAGGATCGAGGTATTAGGAAGTGACATCCTCTACCCCCAATTTTCAGAATGCTGCCATTATTCAATTATCTGCGTAAGAAGCCTTGTTTCGGTCCATGTTTGA
- the LOC126683347 gene encoding (6-4)DNA photolyase yields the protein MAVSGSSSLMWFRKGLRIHDNPALEHALKGSSFLYPVFVIDPHYMKPDPTAFSPGSNRAGVNRIRFLLESLVDLDLSLKKLGSRLIVLNGEPSQILIRCLKEWDVKKLCFEFDTDPYYQGLDVKVKEHASSIGIEVFSPVSHTLFNPADIIQKNGGKPPLSYQSFLKVAGQPAWACSPLSMTIPSLPPVGDFGSCEVSEVPNLEELGYGNVEQDDLTPFRGGESEALKRLRDSIADKKWVANFEKPKGDPSAFSKPATTVLSPYLKFGCLSSRYFYQCLQDVYKNVQKHTSPPVSLVGQLLWRDFFYTVAFGTPNFDQMKDNRICKQIPWNDDNELLVAWREARTGYPWIDAIMTQLRKWGWMHHLARHCVACFLTRGDLFVHWEKGRDVFDRLLIDSDWAINNGNWMWLSCSSFFYQYYRIYSPISFGKKYDPNGNYIRHFLPVLKDMPKEYIYEPWTAPLSVQTKAKCIIGVHYPKPVVAHDTASKGCKRKLAESYALNQKLNGKLTEEDMRNLRRKLEKDQDEE from the exons atggCAGTCTCTGGTTCCTCTTCCCTGATGTGGTTTCGAAAAGGCCTCAGAATCCACGATAACCCAGCTTTAGAACACGCTTTAAAAGGGTCTAGTTTTCTTTACCCGGTTTTTGTAATCGACCCACATTACATGAAGCCTGATCCAACTGCATTCTCTCCTGGGTCAAACCGTGCCGGCGTCAATCGTATCAGGTTCTTGTTGGAAAGTTTGGTTGATCTTGATTTGAGCCTCAAGAAACTTGGCTCTAGGTTGATTGTCTTGAATGGAGAGCCGAGTCAGATTTTGATTCGGTGCTTGAAGGAA TGGGATGTGAAGAAGCTTTGCTTTGAGTTTGATACAGATCCATATTATCAAGGTTTGGATGTTAAAGTCAAG GAACATGCATCTTCAATTGGAATTGAGGTTTTCTCCCCAGTCAGCCATACCCTTTTCAATCCTGCAGATATTATACAAAAG AATGGCGGAAAGCCGCCTTTGAGTTACCAGTCATTTCTAAAGGTTGCTGGGCAGCCTGCATGGGCATGCTCTCCACTTTCAATGACAATTCCCTCGCTTCCTCCTGTTGGGGATTTTGGAAGCTGTGAGGTTTCAGAAGTTCCAAATTTGGAAGAACTTGGCTATGGAAATGTTGAACAA GATGACTTGACTCCTTTTAGAGGTGGCGAATCAGAAGCCTTAAAGAGGTTAAGAGATTCAATTGCCGACAAG AAGTGGGTGGCGAATTTTGAGAAACCCAAGGGTGATCCATCTGCATTTTCAAAACCAGCCACCACTGTGTTATCACCATACTTGAAA TTTGGTTGTCTCTCTTCCAGGTACTTCTACCAGTGTCTTCAAGATGTGTATAAAAATGTTCAGAAGCACACATCACCACCAGTTTCTCTTGTTGGCCAG TTGTTGTGGCGAGATTTCTTCTATACAGTGGCATTCGGCACTCCTAACTTTGATCAGATGAAGGATAACAGAATATGCAAgcag ataccTTGGAACGACGACAACGAATTGCTAGTAGCATGGAGAGAAGCCAGAACAGGATACCCTTGGATTGATGCTATCATGACTCAG CTTCGCAAGTGGGGTTGGATGCACCATCTAGCGAGGCATTGTGTTGCGTGCTTTCTAACTCGTGGTGATCTG TTTGTGCACTGGGAGAAAGGGCGCGATGTTTTTGATAGACTCTTGATTGATTCAGATTGGGCAATCAATAATGGAAATTGGATGTGGCTGTCATGTTCTTCCTTCTTTTACCAG TATTATCGCATCTACTCGCCGATTTCATTTGGGAAGAAGTATGATCCAAATGGCAATTACATAAGGCATTTTCTGCCTGTATTGAAAG ACATGCCAAAGGAGTATATCTACGAGCCATGGACAGCTCCACTAAGTGTTCAAACCAAGGCAAAGTGCATAATCGGAGTACATTATCCAAAACCGG TGGTAGCTCATGATACTGCAAGCAAGGGATGCAAGAGAAAGTTGGCAGAGAGTTATGCATTAAACCAGAAATTGAATGGCAAGCTAACCGAAGAAGATATGAGGAATTTAAGGAGAAAACTAGAGAAAGATCAAGATGAGGAGTAA
- the LOC126681404 gene encoding F-box protein CPR1-like gives MLELPFDIMSHILKFLPVRDLLRFRCLSKSYCSLIDSRDFINYHLSQSNNLNTNRSLIIAQSFYKHKNLKSSTKIYSMNLDSAYPHLVEYDQPLSVYSESLPHNTIPDYDYKDQLQNNFSIVGSCNGLIAFYHPEHGMLLWNPSTKKQQNLPDFWGLHEVIGSVYLLIHGFGYDPVSDDYKVIRVWKIISGRRKELRVMVYSVKHNSRRTIEEDFPYDVMSRCSTLVGSYLHWIVTKPDDCRWIVAFNMEDEKFHKVPSPDLKYEDYGLMELAAVGGCLSMCMDARRDSLLEIWVMKEYGMRDSWIRIVSVDKANFSRYTPSRVKLIGCSKTGDKLLFDVEGYELWEYDLQKEEEKEETSQHSQNHIYRWKQCSPYKHVRGTEKWKQRLSNKRVRRIEMLKGKLIIWEYSFICVRSLVPVNLHVD, from the coding sequence ATGTTAGAGCTACCATTTGATATCATGAGTCACATACTAAAGTTTTTACCTGTGAGGGATCTCCTTCGCTTCAGGTGCTTATCAAAATCATATTGTTCTTTAATCGACAGTCGCGATTTCATAAACTACCATCTATCTCAATCTAATAATTTAAACACCAATCGTAGCCTCATCATTGCTCAATCATTCTATAAACACAAAAATCTTAAGAGTAGTACTAAAATCTATTCAATGAATTTAGATTCTGCATACCCCCACCTAGTGGAATATGATCAACCTCTGTCTGTGTATTCTGAGAGTCTTCCTCATAATACTATTCCTGATTATGATTATAAAGATCAGTTgcaaaataatttttccatAGTCGGTTCTTGCAATGGCTTAATCGCGTTCTACCATCCTGAACACGGCATGTTACTGTGGAATCCTTCAACCAAAAAGCAACAAAATCTACCCGATTTTTGGGGACTACACGAAGTTATTGGATCTGTTTATCTTCTTATTCATGGATTCGGCTATGATCCTGTCAGCGACGATTACAAGGTCATCAGGGTCTGGAAAATCATCAGCGGGAGGCGAAAAGAATTGAGAGTTATGGTTTATAGCGTAAAACATAATTCTCGTAGAACGATCGAGGAGGACTTCCCTTATGATGTAATGAGTCGTTGCAGTACTCTTGTCGGTTCTTATTTGCACTGGATTGTTACCAAACCGGATGATTGTAGGTGGATCGTTGCTTTCAATATGGAAGACGAAAAATTCCATAAGGTGCCAAGTCCTGATCTAAAGTATGAGGATTATGGGCTTATGGAATTAGCCGCAGTAGGAGGATGCCTTAGTATGTGCATGGATGCCCGTCGTGACTCTTTATTGGAGATTTGGGTGATGAAAGAGTATGGAATGAGGGACTCGTGGATTAGAATAGTCTCCGTAGATAAAGCGAATTTTAGTCGTTATACTCCATCACGGGTTAAGCTAATTGGGTGTTCAAAAACTGGCGATAAACTCTTATTTGATGTCGAAGGCTACGAGTTATGGGAGTATGACCTACAAAAGGAGGAGGAGAAGGAGGAAACATCTCAACATTCGCAAAATCATATATACAGATGGAAGCAATGTTCTCCCTACAAACATGTTCGGGGAACTGAGAAATGGAAGCAACGCCTTTCCAACAAACGTGTCCGGAGGATTGAGATGTTAAAAGGTAAACTCATCATCTGGGAATATTCATTTATTTGTGTAAGAAGCCTTGTTCCGGTCAATCTTCATGTTGATtaa
- the LOC130015522 gene encoding uncharacterized protein LOC130015522 — translation MGGPDVPIAHIIPGDIDVDGAPVDIPMAPAEIALPEIIVVDDDESADPVGDEAVPSLLPPLASFIVSGGVGGAASEGPVVADSGEISLGRDLDSPSRKRRRVGEGSPTRESFPGSSSSAPDLVQWVEGQDPASLLNPRVLAEYIRTLAIPADVTWFCGRPGQELSDLACFHGFSALQSVLVLNDRRQCAEEEVERLSSLLATSESERAKLKASLEEHDSLLAQLKAQDAINDRQVKVIEKKTDDLTQEIEELIRINSLVGGERDHLRSEVEAFRCVDLVPLHLVFVLQCLG, via the exons atgggtggtcccGACGTTCCTATTGCCCACattattcctggcgacattgACGTGGATGGGGCTCCTGTTGATATTCCCATGGCTCCCGCCGAGATAGCGTTGCCTGAGATTattgttgtagatgatgatgaatcggctgatccagtaggtgacgaggcggttccgtcactacttccccctctagcatcatttatcgtctcggggggagttgggggtgCGGCTTCAGAGGGGCcggttgttgctgattcgggagagatttctctaggtcgagacctggattctccgtctaggaaaagacgtcgagttggcgAGGGTTCTCCAAcgagggagagttttcctggaagctcttcttctgctccagacttggttcagtgggtcgaaggtcaggatcctgccagtttgctgaatcctagagtgctagcggaatatatccggactttggcgattcctgctGATGTTACGTGGTTTTGTGGTAGGCCGGGTCAagagctttccgatctggcttgttttcatggtttctct gctcttcaatctgttctggtattgaacgaccgccgacagtgtgccgaggaggaggtcgagcgtctgtcttctcttttggcgacttccgagtctgaaagggcgaaattgaaggcctctttggaagagcatgattcccttctggcgcagctcaaggcgcaggatgcgattaatgatcgccaagtgaaagtgatcgagaaaaagaccgatgacttgactcaagagattgaggagctcattcggatcaattcccttgttggtggggagagggaccATCTGAGatcggaggttgaag catttcgctgtGTGGATCTTGTGCCGCTGCATTTGGTGTTTGTTCTTCAGTGCttaggttga